The following nucleotide sequence is from Populus nigra chromosome 15, ddPopNigr1.1, whole genome shotgun sequence.
CTGGTGACACCAACATGGATTCCTTTATGTTGGTGTTCCACTCGGAATGCCTTGGTATGGTTCTAAATcccattttctaatatttagtaAATGATATTAATGGAGAGGAGTTGCAAGCTTGCTTGTGATGGGAATGCTCTTTTAGCTTGGATTACTTATTATTAGATCTTAGCCTTTGGGACAATTTCATTTGTTAGCTAGTGTTTGGTTACTGTTCTAGGATAAAAAAGACAGATAGAGAAGGCAAAAAAATGTATGGTCAAAGAGACATAAAAAATTCTGTCATTGGATGATTTTGGAGTGAATTTTTGTAGTTCCAAAATAGGAGGTTCAAGGGGGACATGTATGgagagataatattttttattttttatttctaaaacatcattgtaaaaaattatcaatttcaaAATTGTCAAACTAAgacatgtaaggataaaaatgattattatcatagttttaaaacttgacttaGAGGTTGACCTGTGTCACAAGTTGGGTTCCTGTGACCCGGGTCAACGTAAGAGTAAAAAATGGTTATTACAATTTGAAAACCTGACTTAGGGGTTGACTGATAAGGCCTAAATCACAGTCTGGGAGGGTCAACCCAAgtcaatgtaaaaataaaaatagttagtCAGAGTTTTAGAACCTGACTCGAGGGTTGACCCGGGGCAATGTTCGGGTCACTGGTCGGGATGGTTAATCTAGGTTGACCCAGGTCGTTGGTCAATCTGAGTTTTTGACTGAATCAGGTCGGGTCAatactttattttctcttaaaccCGGACAAGCTTAGGCCTTGGATCTACTTGCTACGCCAATTCGGGTTTTATAATTagggttattataatattattaattttaatactcaatgtaaactaaagtaaaaataatagtgtagttatttttcaaaatatgtgAATTTGATCTTAATACATATTAAAggtataataattgtttttttaattttgtttccacCATAACCAAACAAGATATAGAGACCGTTACTCAATCTTTTATACCATTATCAAACACAATTTGTCTTAGTCTCATCTCTCCTTTCCCCCATAGTCTTCATCTTTTTTGTCTCTTTTGTCTTAAGATAGTAACCAAACACTACCTTAAAGATTTTCCTCCAATATCTTGTCTAGTGTTTGACTTTGTAGTTATCATGGCAATTACTAAACCTTTGGTAGTTTTGGACTtctcttttgaaaaattgaagTTCGAAGaaataacatgtttaatttgtcattttttctttatctgaGTTGGAAAATTGTTTTAGTgaatttgtttctgttttcaatAATGCTATTGGTAAATTCCCTAACAGCTACACTCCAGTTCTTTAGTAAGTTGCCTAACATTATATTCTTGCTTTTCCAATGTGGATTCCAAGTTTCTTTTGGTGACCCTGATTCAAGGGTAACAAGTTGTTAAAGAATTATACAGGTTGAGATCACATTTATGCATTCTATTGCTCTTTGCCATTGCATGCAAAAGTGTAGTCTccattttgctttcttttcctgTATTCTTCTGGAAGGATTCATGTACATTCAGTTCACATATTTGTGAAATACTGTTTTTGTAGTTAAGTGCTTGTGGTGAAGCTAATTAGACTGCTTTCTATTAAGCATTTTCTTTTAGGTTATATGTAGTTACTAATTTTATAAAGGTACCATGGCATCCTTGCATTTTCTATGCAATGGCTCCTGGGAAGATGGTAGTGTTGCATTGCTGAAAGCTTATTAGGCTCTTTTAAATCAATGGAGCATCATTAATGAGACCCATGTCCCCATAGATAAGGTCCTTCAAGGATGCATGTCAATTAGTACGCATCTCTCCTCTTTTTGTGGTATAGCTTGTATAGTATTTGTGGCTTCTTTTGTACCCATTCACTTCAAGTAGGGTGAGGTTGGGCTTCTGCTGGAGTACTCAATAATTCCTCCAACCAAGTACGGTATGTAGGCATTCATACCTCTTCCTGGTAAAATATGAGATCAATTAATCCCTTAATTGGACCTATTTGTTTAGTTATGTTGTTTTATGCAGACtttatattttctcattttagcTGTTTTATGTTTATATCTGCTCATGCGTCCTGTGGTTTGCAATGCATTTTTTAAAGTTCACATTGGTTATATGAAGCATCAATTTTCTGCAGAATCGAATGAGGAATCCAAACATGGGTGGAGGTTATCCTCAGCAAGGATATCAAGCACGACCACCTACAAGTTGGGGTCCATCGTCTGGTCCGCCAGTGCAACAAGCTGGTTATGGCTACATGCAGGCTGGAGCATACCCTGGTGCATCAGCACAGTATAATACGTCTCAGCCAGCTTATCCAGGTTATCCTCCACAACAACCATCTGGTGGATACCCCCCTAACTGGGACCAGTCATCTGTCTCGGCAAATCAGCAAAATCAGGGTTATGATTACTATAGCCAACCACCTACATCCCAGCAGCAAACTTCTGGTGGTGCTGCAGCTCCAGCAGATGGCACTGGTTATAATTACAGCCAGGCACCAGCTTCTGGCTATAACCAACAAGGGCAGGGTTATAGCCAAGATGGCTATGGTGGGTATCAGCAGCCTGGGTATGGTCAGCCACCACCTTATGATCAACAGCAAGGTTATACTTCTGCTCCTAGCTACAGCAATGTGGCCAACCCAGCTCAAGAAGGACATGCTCCTTCATATGGAGCTCAAGGAGATTCAGCTCAAGGGTCATCTCAGCCATCTGCAATGGGGCAGCAAGGTTATTCTACTGGCCAGCAGCCTAGCCCAAACCCAGCAAGTTATCCACCTCAGGGAGCTGCTCAGCCTGGTTATGGGTTGCCCCCATCTTCCCAATCTGGCTATGGGAGTCAACCAGCTGCACAATATGGGAGCTATGGAGCACCTCAATCACAGAAACCTCCAGCCAATCCACCTGTTTATGGGCAGAGCCAACAGTCACCCACCACCCCTGGAAGCTATGGCCAGCCTACTGGACAGCCAGGATATCCACACTCCCAGCCACTTCCATCTGGCTATGCGCAACCAGATTCAGGTTCCCAGAGTGCTCCACCATCCAGTTATGGTGCCACAGGTGCTCAGCCAGGATATGCTCCTCCCTATGGTGTCCCACCAGCTGGCCAACCAGGTTATGGACAGGGGCCTCCCCCCTACAGCGGCACCTCTTATGGTAGTGGTTACTCTCAGCCTGCTGCATATTCTGCTGACGGCAACGCAACTAACAATGGTCGTGGGACATATGAATCAGCACCAGCATCACAGACTGCCCAACAGAGTGGAGTTGCTAAAGCATCACCTCAAAGTTGAGTTATGTTGGAGGATCCCCCATATTGGGTGTTGGAGAAATGGGGTTCATGTGATAGTGCTTTAGGTGTAGACAGGTTTTTGTAGCGCTTTAAgatgtgtttttctttattctctCGCTGTGTACTCTAGCATGTGTCATGGATTGCTGACTCCAGTTATGCGAGCAAAGCTGACTGAAACTTGCCGGTAGTTATTTCCATAAAAGTTCGAAGCAACGTTTGTCTTGTTTGTTATGCTATGAGATTCCATGTTTATATTTGCATGGTGTACGGCATTTTTATGAACAATGGCGCCAAACAATTGCTTTGGTGTTTAAAATCCCGTGAGCTATCTATGTAAGTGGTAAAGGTAAAAAGTTTGCCCAAACTCGCCAGCAAGCAAGAAGAGAATTTAAGTTGCAGGGAGAAGCTATAGCAGAAAGCTTGGAGCAAGAAAGAGACTAAGAAGTTTTACCCAAAACTGTGAGATTAGAATCATTGGAGGGTTTGAtggatgaatttgaatttgtatGGGAGCATTCAAGCGACCATGAACAGTTAGCTGTGCTTTGGTTCAGTCTAGAAAATTACACCGTCCGATcccaaaatgaaaataaaaaaaacggaAGAGAAAATAACATGTGGCAAGAGTATAGTGGTCACCTTAGCACATTCACTGCAGTGTTTCGAGGCAGATCAAGAATAAAGAGTATCACAGAGTCCGGATCAAACCTCGAAAAACCCTACCCTATCTCTCTTGTCACGAGCAGTGAGATTTTGAGGTGTATGATCTTAACTTGAttcatctttttcttgtttaggCTCTGAATTCTCATGTGCGTTTCAACATTAAGATCTGAGATTGATCCCCTCAATGGATTTTTTGTGTTGTGTTTATTAGTGGCTGCGGTAACATTTAGGGGAAGTGATGGCATCGAAGCTAGTTCAGTTGCAATCCAAGGCTGCTCAAGCTTCACTGTTTATGGCAAAGCATGGTGGTTCTTATTAC
It contains:
- the LOC133674467 gene encoding uncharacterized protein LOC133674467 is translated as MADESTYSTATDTTPPSSNKRKFDDQSAPPPSTRRQTGFSSPISDPAPPPSYNSVPPPVDEIQMAKQKAQEIAARIMSGAGADIKRPRAENGASGFDSVESNKGFSSAPPDTKSTISNSAPSSIPASYGSYPGGSGLSKKIDVPQGRVGVIIGKGGETIKYLQLQSGAKIQVTRDMDADPNSPYRIVELMGTPEQIAKAEQLINDVLAEADAGGSGTISRRYAGQGGSEHFSMKIPNNKVGLVIGKGGDSIKNMQARSGARIQVIPLHLPPGDTSTERTVHIEGTSEQVEAAKQLVNEVTSENRMRNPNMGGGYPQQGYQARPPTSWGPSSGPPVQQAGYGYMQAGAYPGASAQYNTSQPAYPGYPPQQPSGGYPPNWDQSSVSANQQNQGYDYYSQPPTSQQQTSGGAAAPADGTGYNYSQAPASGYNQQGQGYSQDGYGGYQQPGYGQPPPYDQQQGYTSAPSYSNVANPAQEGHAPSYGAQGDSAQGSSQPSAMGQQGYSTGQQPSPNPASYPPQGAAQPGYGLPPSSQSGYGSQPAAQYGSYGAPQSQKPPANPPVYGQSQQSPTTPGSYGQPTGQPGYPHSQPLPSGYAQPDSGSQSAPPSSYGATGAQPGYAPPYGVPPAGQPGYGQGPPPYSGTSYGSGYSQPAAYSADGNATNNGRGTYESAPASQTAQQSGVAKASPQS